The Tripterygium wilfordii isolate XIE 37 chromosome 5, ASM1340144v1, whole genome shotgun sequence DNA segment ATACAAAGCTTTCAAATTTGAGTATGTGCGCGCATATATttagcttttgtttttgttacaaAGCCTTACCACGAACATCGAAATTTGAGTTGCAGATCCCAGAGCAACACCTAGAGTTATATCCTGCATTTATGCCCAAAAAATGTGTTATTAGCAACCTTGtcctttggttttttttctcattttttttcctgtttcatGTGGAATATGTGATATAGAGCACATCTCTCATACGGACGCACGGGCGTCCATAAACAAACTTGTTTACAGACTCCTTTCACGTCCACATGATCGGTATCAACACACCTGGGGTGGGGGCCCACACTTAGATAGTCAAGTTATTACCACCACAGGATTGCGAACGTCCGTATGTGAGAGCcatctatatataatatatgtatctatatatattacttaCCAACTTGTTCTTGAAAGCGAAAATAATAGCTCCTGCATGTTCAGCTGCATTTCCAACAATGGGTAGCAAGATAATGCTAATGAAGCTCACTGAAATTCCCCAAGATTCCGAAGCAGCCTGATATCAGGAGAAAACAACGTAGAAAATAATTTACGACATATTACTCCAAGCAAAATAGACTATTAGTCACtcaattactttattttttttcttcgtgTATTAGATTAACTATATTCATATACCTCAATCGTGCCCACAACATATCCTGACAACAAAGCTATAACAACAGTCATCCCAACCAGCCAAGCAATTCCACTCCACAGTCCGATCACCGCCGTTTCTTCTGAGCTCACATCATCCCCCTCGGGATCCTCTTCAGCCTCAAATAACTGCCTGTGTGTGAACAGTTGGAAGACTATGTATCCAATATACGCAATTAGCATTACAATGCTACTTGCTCTCGACAAATTAAGCGTTGGAACAGCTGCAAGAGCAGTCGAACCCGCTGCATATCTGAACAGCAATGGCAGCATATGGCATAACAATCCCAGCAGCAGAAGCATCGAGTTTACGTCGGCTTGTCTCTGttaatgaaacaaaaatttcaGATTCTGACCatttcataaaaacaaattcaatcaCTGTCTGTTACCGGGTATCTGAAATAATATAAAACTTACTCTGTCATATTTTTGTTCCAGTCTAAGATTGGCAATGCCACCACAAAAGAGCGAGCTCCCAAGAACCAAAAGAAGGTTTGAGAGTATAGAACCTAACAGAGAGTACTTCACAAGAGCTACTTTGTTTTGGCTTAAAGCGAAAATCGCTATAATCAGCTCGGTCGCATTGCCGCATGTTGCATTCAGAAGCCCTCCCACtgcaaaatcaatcaaacaaaaccaTGACATTATAAACAAAATTAGCTCAAGATATTTGAGTTATTGCATTACTTTAAATAAATGgttaatataaatttttgtcCCACAACTATACAcgtggtttcattttcgtccccaAACTATTTTTCCTCCTAATTtcatacaccaacttatggaaAACAACCTCCGTTCGTCCCTCAAAAAGTTCCGATGTCgaaaaaaatcttgtgtggCATTACACTTGGCATGATGTGTACATAGTGGAATACACGTTAGATAGACACAAAACTTTTCGTCCCTCATTTATACACGTGATTTCATTTTCgcccttaaactatttttttcccGACTTGAAGGACGAAATAGGCACTTTCTCATAGTTGAAGTATGAAATTGGGAGAAGAAAATATtcaaggacgaaaatgaaaccacgTGTATAGTTGAGGGGAGGAAAATTATATTTAGCCTTAAATAAATCTGGTTGTATTGTCAAAAGTGAGATAGAGACATTGCAAACAAATCCATTTTGAAGAAATCAAAGGAAGCATCTAAAGtcggaaggaaaaaaaaacaagaaagaaccAGACCCACAATGATTCAATCAGTTGATTGTCAATTTCTATCATTAGACTTTTTAAATTTCTAATCATCAACAGGAAATGATGCACTTTAGATGGCTTGGAATTGGATTCCCTTAATTAATTGTAAATAAATTACTGCTTCCCATCATCATTATTAAGCATGAATAATTTATTATTGACAAGGCTTACCAGTTGGACCAGTGAAGTAAGCAATTTGTCTGCACGTTTATAggaaatagaaggaaaaaaaaagaataaataaataattaatgattgttttaattaaataatgaaactaaaaattcatgataaaaaGACTGAAAACAATTCTAATTATCTACTTACTCAGTCAAAAAGCTGACACGCTCTGCTAGTGGAGTAAGTCCAAGCAAGCTCAAAGCAAAAACCCATGGCTGCATGCATCAACATAACAAGTTACATTACTGAATTTCTGCCAAAACTATCAGTTATCCCAACTTGTTGAATTGTATGCACAAAATTccatatgaatcatgtgggaTACGTGGAGCTcccaaattcacttgaatctagTGAATGCAACTCTACAATTGGGATAACTTGGATATTGTCGGAATGTTTTAAACCAATATTGAGAAACTGCTGgaatgtttatcattttcgtttcaCAAAATGGGCCAAAatgaatacatacatacatacatatatatatatatatatatatatatatatttcctgaaaaggaaaaaaaaaacatgagaaTGAAGGGACTTACTCTGCCAAAatgatagagttgagcaataatgGCAAGAAGCACAGCAGGAAAAAGAACAGAAAGCTTAGTCCCCAAAAAGACCTCTTGAAAATTGGTGAGAATGGATCTAACAACACCAGGCTGAATCTTGGACAAAAGTCTGGGGTTAGACTTTTTGCGCAAAGAAGACGATGACATGTTGTGCGCAGTTCGTCCATGACCATGTCGATGTTCTCGACTCAGAACCTTGATGTTGCCTTGCTCCAGCAGCCACGCTTGGTGATCTTGGGAAGCCATCTTTGGTTTCTGTGTGGATgcacaaaatcaaagaaatgcTTGAGGAGAAGAAAACTTCCAGAAAGCGAGCAAGCGAGATTACTGTTTTCTTTTCGCTactttctctgtctctctctgtgAGATGTGAGAGTGTGACACAGAGTGTTATAAATAGGAGAAGCAATTCGATAATATCTATGGCAAGTGAGTGATGGATGTGGTAATCAGACATATTGGAGGCACCTTCCAGGAAATTTCCTACAATtccttatatttatttatttaataaaagatGGTTGGTAGTGCCACGTGGCCCATACTTATTTTTTGTGGCAATGCATATTACATGCGGATGACAGTGGGCTGCTGCAGTTCCATAAGGtaacttaaaatttttaaaaaaaatctgaaaaattatattgataTTATGATTGGTGTTACAAattcaacggtatatttttttgtttaaaataaaaatcaaattcaatataaaaaatacatGATAATCCTGAACCATTGGATATAAATAgaaaacattatatacatttttcatattttttgtttgaaacaaaaatcaaatttaacatgaaaagtgcatgacaATCCTGAACCGTTGGATCTGAATCgaaaacattatatacatttttcatactgaatttgatttttgttttaaacaaaaaaaatgtcattagATTCATAAagccgatcaaaatacaaatataattttttaaaaataaaagaaaaatgtttagaCACTCATAATACAGCAGAGCCCCGACACCCtattaattacatgcatggtatttttcaattataaatCGAAGTTATCTCAGGTGTTGAGTTGTACGTAAGGATTTGATTTATTTTGCATTTATTTAATTACATAGTTTGGGCTCCTATAATATACCGTTATTATTGGGGCTTTCAAGTGAAATATGTAGAGCTAGTGGCAGACTAAAGCTTGTGGGATTGGggtgaaaaaataaattttatactAAATATACAATAAATTCATGGTAAATTAAGCCTAATGTCTCCAATCAAAAAATTTGAGGCCACCAGTCCATCAATTTTCACTCAGCTCACTAAACTAGCTTTGACCCAATCCAACCTTATAAATCTTAGGCCCTaagttattttgtcatttatCAAGTCCACCTACATCCAAGCCCCTCAAATCCTTTCAATCTCTCAATACCATTCTCATTGTGGATAAGAGCCCTAAGCCCACTACCCCACTCCACTAGACTTCGAAGACTCAGAACGATTCAAACTTTGAAGTTGCGTCAATTACAatgtattttcttattgttttaaattattattaatgtgtttttgtgtttgcgATCAATAATCGTAAATCGATTACAtatagaaccaaaaaaaaattgggggcGTTCCCCCGAACCCTAGCAACACTTTTGTGCCCCCAATGATTTCAATTCCTAGGTCCGTCACTGTGTAGAGCCACAAATTCCCTTGGATTTTATGCGTCTAACTCAGGAACAACAAAGATAACTCAGATTCGAATTGCTAGAATTGTTATCATTTTTGTGGTTTTTATATAAGTTATAACGTAAATTATCTATTACCAATGAGAGTTGGCTTGATTggcaatcgattgagttagatatatgtgtgcTCAAAGTTCCATTTTAACTATAAACATAATTCTCtctgttattttaaaaaaaaaaaggtaaactacCGATTATGTCTTTCCTTAAATAACTAAGATGCTTTTCTAATTACtaaattaggaaaaaaacaTTATTGTCCAAAACCAAgtactttattttttatattttgagttCACTTTTGGCATTTATTGTGATGAATTTTTTTCTGATTGGAAAACGTGATTCATCCTAatcataaatattataatttagtTTTGTACTTAACGTGCACGTTTTAAGTGCAAGactcttgttttttattttattaaagacAAACAATGTACTTTCAAAGGTACGAGTTTTGTTTTAATTACTAACAAACAGAACTAACCTTATACCGGTGGTTCGGTACTAATGAAAACAAAGCCAAATATTTGTTTAAGCTAAAGccaaatttaatttactaagCGACTAATAATCAATGTTCACGATTGTTTTTGAGAACCACGAATAGCTTAGATGTCGCTCATTTGTGTGGTATTTAacagaggtctcgagttcgagtgtTCCCATTTCCTTCCCccctacattaaaaaaaatgttcatgATTGTTTTCGACACATGAAATCAAAAACTGATCGGTAGGCGCATCGATGGGGTTGCAATTCTTTTAATTAGGATTGGTTACAATTCCTCCtaaaactatgttaaatcatggtttaaaatatgttattgagtattttggttgttcataattttataatatagtatattttgaaaaaaaatcttaaaacttaaaaaaaatttggtagtTAGGAATTCTCGACCCCTACACGCCCACAGTCTACCGGACAACTGGGTCAATTCTAAACTCGAGTAGCCAACCCATCTCGCTCCACAATGATGACAGGTAAGATTCGACCGAAGCCCGTGAGAGAAGAACGAGGCCGAAGCTCACAAAGTCGAGTTAACTCCACAAAATCCTCCATATACGTAAATAATGTCGAAATTGTTGGACGTGAGAGTTGAACAttctcctaaaccctaaatcttaaaagctaaaccctaaatactaaATCTTAACTCATAAACCCTAATATGTtacttgtttaaaaaaaatcatgatttaacatgattttgagaGGAATTTAGTCAATTCTGGTTAAAAGAATGGTAGCTAGCATGTCTTCATCCAGATTATAGCATTTTCATGCTGTATCAATACGTGATAGGTTATTGACGACAATGATCTTAATTTAGACACGTCATTTTCCttactctgttttttttttttcctgcataCGCCATAGAGGCTCAGACTAAACGAAAATGAATGATTAGCAATGTTTAGGTACATCGACTTGCACGTACAAATGTCCGTACCATCAGTTCATCACAGAAAACTTTGTAGAAACTTCTCCTCGTATTACACCCGAGTCATTAAGATTCAAATCTCCCTCTCccctttcaaaataaaatttcctattacatatttacatctAACCATAGAAAAAACACATTAACAAAGACAGTTATGGGAGTTAAATAGTTAATTAATTACAGGTTTTTATATGTTCATGGATGGCAAAAATATATGGACAAAACTGACGAGGCAAGTCCTCATATGGCATCGTTCCATGAACACCATTAGGCGTTTGTAGGTGCAGATTTTACAATCGTTGAAGAGTCAACTTTGATTACGTGGGGGCTCGTCTGTACCTTTGAATCCTGCAAACATCACAATAAAAGCAACCGTGAAAGCTCTTGGACCGGACTGGGGGTGCCGGTTGTAGAGGCTTCGACAATCAAGTCAATGGtgatcggagatggaagaccggcGATGACTGGAGTGTTTATGACTGAATATTTAGTCAGGGGTCGGATAGTCTCGATTTTTGGTTCTCAATGTCCGAATCCCTTCTCCCAAGGTAGGAGAAGGGTATTTATATGAGAGTGAGGTTTTGTCTCGGAAGTCGTGTGACCAACTTGTGTCCTTTTTGGTAAAACCCAGGGTATAAACGTATAAAAGTCAAGCATAATGGACGTGTCAAGGTTGGTAGACGAAAAACAAGGTGAAAATGTAAGGACATATGATGGGAGTTTGACATGTGTTGGTCATAGGATGGCGAGTAGCAATAGGCAACCATAAATGAACTGATATCATATGGTAAGAGATTATACATGGAGATACGTACCTGTCAGGTCCAAGGATGTTGGTGTGAACTGGATTGGACCATGCTCCCTGGAAGGGAATGATCATGAGCCGGATTGACGCCTGGGCGTCTCGGCGCCATCATTGTGGTGGCGCCATAGCTAGGTGAGAGGAAGTTCCTGTTAAGTAATAATGTCGTGAATACAGTAAGGCAGATATAAGACGGGATGTTAGTCACTATTGTCAGATATGGTGTCAGGGTCTCTGTTTGTTGTCGCTTGACGATGTTGTCAATGGACAGAGTCTCGAACGTTTCATATGGGCCTCATCATGGGCAAAAGTGTGTCAGTTGGGCCCATGAAATGGGAATTTTGGACTTAGGTTCGTCATTAAGTGGCTCAGTGGGGTCATACGATTTTTTAGTAACTACAgcgttgtaaattttttttaaaaaaaacataaattataaGAGGACAAGTATGTTAAAGAttagtgtttatatatatggtaactttttcaatcaacaaaaagACACTTTATGGAAGGTAGCAAGAAGTTTCCTGTCATATTTGACTGTTCATCAAGAGCTCAAAGAGCCTATAAATTTGGTAGCACAAATTACTAGCTAGTTCTGTCTTGTAACTTAAAAACTTTCACATTTAGCATATTGTTGTTGAAGTTTCTCTGATTCTCCCTCATTTTCTAAGGTATGTAAGGTTTTGATATCATTTGTAGTATTACTATTGTTTGTACATACGTTTTAATGTGAGTTTCTCTCATTTGGTACCTATTTGACAGAGCTTATAtgtttcaaaataaattatacCAAACACTTCAGATAAGATAGTTTATAAGCTCTAATAAGCTCCAAAAAATAACTTCGAAGCTTATTTTAAagtttatgtatatttttttcattttttcttttcttttatcaagagaattttgtatatatactacataaacttttaatattaattttaactgcatttataaagaaaatttataatttttcacaTCTTATAAACTAGCGTAAGCTGTAAGTTTCACTAAATATCGGACATCCTATTTCATACCTTAATTACTTATTTTTCACAAGCtataaactagtttattttGACATCTAATAAATTCGATCAAAATAGAGCCTTAAACTTTTTAAAGCTACGCTTTTTCCTCATAATAATTAAAAGCCTACTTTTGCACtccaaaaaattaatgaagaaaaattatCCCAACATTTTATAAAGAGCAAGCAGCCTAATTGCTTTAGGTTTTAATATCTACgcacatgcacatgcacatgcacatgcacatgcaCAAGGATGCAGGATCACGCAAGAAAATAGATAatagtatttgttttttttttataagcaataGCCAATACATATTGCCGTACTAATCTCGTCAAAAACTGCAAATAATATCTCTTCCATTTGATACATACTAGTCCCCAATACCCCATCTTGGAAGCAAACACTTGACGTACAATTGCATGAGTTATGGAATCCTAGGTAGGAACTTTCCGGGAAACTTCCTATGACATGTACAAACAGTCCTTTGGAGTCATTTTCTGATGGATTTGAGATCATGATATTATTGAACAATATGACAAATACTTGCAGCAACTATTTTGCCTTTCTATCAATATTGTTTTCGTCATTGTAGTTTGTATATATTGTGGCTGGCCATACTGTCCCTCTCTCTGGTGTCTATTGTTTTCGTCATTGTAGTTTGTATATATTGTGGCCGGCCatactgtctctctctctctctggtgtCTATCCAAAATCGGTTTCTCTACTCTCATAGCCACTTATGTTAAAAAACTGTTACAACCCACGTCGCTTAGATGTGGAAGTAAAGTACTAGATataaaaccaatgagagatggCTCGATTGATAATCGAgtggattagacatatgtgtatccaaaatttgatttcaatgaaaaacatatttgttaatggtattttcttttaagaaaaaaagtatTAAATATAAAGGAGTCCCAACTCCCTAACTAACTAACAACCGGTTTTTGGTTTTCCTGAGGTATGAGCCTCAAGAGAATCGTTGTTGGACCGGGCCTCTTGAGCTCAGTATGAACTGCACTTAGGGAGACAAATCCATAAGGACCCTAAACGGACAAAATATTGTTAATTAAAGAGAGCGGTCGATCTTTATGCACCAATAACTTATCAAATAAATCATATTTATGGACACACAACAATCAGTTAAGTATGATTGTATGCCCCAATCTGCAGTTTCCGCGAAGTTTCCTCTGTCTATTCCAAAAAACTGCAGCATTTCAATTGGGACCAGACCAGACCCTATCTGCAGGTCCATTTCTATCTTTATTTAATTAACTATAAACTGTCACTATTAAATCCGATTATCTACATGGTTTGTGGCGCCCTAATAACCAGCCATTAGCATATAATGTTATTTAATTAGCACAGGTTTGAAGAACAGTATAATAATGGTTTCCATTATTATTTTGAATAATAATGGAAAgataaagaaatattattttaatgaaggAAAGAATATGATAAGTAATCTGTTAAATATTAGTTGGATAGAGGATTTGTAAGATAGGAAATAATgtgattttatttgtattttaggAAAATCTGTTGAGGAAATTAGTGCTGATCCATGCACTGCAGTTACGACTTACGAAGCATGCGGTGATGTAGAGATTTTTGAAAGAGAAAGGAGAGCTCGTCGCCAACGCaaatacaaaagcaaaaatGGGTCACGTCAACGTGGTTTGGTACGGCTAATATGTTGTTGGAGGTTGCTTTCGTTTTTCTCCTTTTGTGCACTCTGGAATATATATGTCTTCCATTCTCATCCGTATATAAATTCTTCTTAacagatttatttttatttttatatttgtttaaaGTAAAAGTGCACCCCTATATTTATTTCTACAATTATCATTTATTGATTTAAACTAAATTCATGTTACAATTATTATAACATAAAAATCCTatcatattaaaataataataatccgAAATTGTGGCATG contains these protein-coding regions:
- the LOC119998439 gene encoding vacuolar cation/proton exchanger 3-like produces the protein MASQDHQAWLLEQGNIKVLSREHRHGHGRTAHNMSSSSLRKKSNPRLLSKIQPGVVRSILTNFQEVFLGTKLSVLFPAVLLAIIAQLYHFGRPWVFALSLLGLTPLAERVSFLTEQIAYFTGPTVGGLLNATCGNATELIIAIFALSQNKVALVKYSLLGSILSNLLLVLGSSLFCGGIANLRLEQKYDRRQADVNSMLLLLGLLCHMLPLLFRYAAGSTALAAVPTLNLSRASSIVMLIAYIGYIVFQLFTHRQLFEAEEDPEGDDVSSEETAVIGLWSGIAWLVGMTVVIALLSGYVVGTIEAASESWGISVSFISIILLPIVGNAAEHAGAIIFAFKNKLDITLGVALGSATQISMFVVPFCVIMAWIMGMKMDLNFNLLETGSLAVAIIVTAFSLQDGTSHYMKGLVMLLCYIVIGSCFWVTNIPLNQGNVVNLGLQSSTGAVLQA